The genomic window AGTCGAGTGTAATCAACGGAAATCCTGGCATGTTATTGACCGAGAATCTGAGATATCACTTGCACTTTATGCACAAGCCATATAGACTCTAGCTTTTGCTAGTCCTTGCAATCCCATTAGTCAAAACAACATAAAAATTTGTTTAGACTAACTGACGAAAATCAGAAATTCTGCATCAAATGAGTAATAAAGCAGGGAGGTAGCTAAGATAGTGATTAGAATAAAAAATTATCTCTTTCTCAGCTGAAGGCTAAATGTGCCTACAAAATATTGTTATCATTAGCTCTTATCATAAAATGTTCCCTTTCAGAAAAGATACAGTAAAACAACTAACTTTTCTGACCCCATTATCACAAATTACATTGTAAATAACTACTTCCAGAACTTTAATCCAATTACATAATATCGGAGCGATCAAGCATATCAAAGAAGGTCATCCTCCTTGGAAACCTGGGTGGGAGCCGCAACAACATGGAATCATGTATTTCAATAGGTAAATGAGTAGCCACAATCACAATCCCTCCATTTTTCCGATGTTCCGAGATGATGTACTCAAGTAACTTCACCCCTTCATCATCCAACGCAACGGAAGGCTCATCAAGCAACCATATGGGTCGATCGAGAGCAATCAACCTTGCAAGTTGCACTCTTTTCCGCTGCCCCATGGATAGCATCCTTGGCTTCTCCTTGGCCAATCTGCCCAGCCCCATCAACTCAAGCGCAGGTAAAGCCCTGCCATACTTTCCTTCAAGAAGCTCAAACCACTCAACATTTTCGAGAACCGTGGACCGATCAGTGATTGCATCCTTGAGGGAGAGCCAGTTGAGCTGGAGCTTGTACTGGTGGAAGATTCCAGAATCTTGTATGTTGTGTCCATTCCAGAGAATTTCACCGGCTGAGGGACGGGAAAATCCAGCTAGCATGCGGAGGAAGGTGGTCTTGCCAGAGCCATTTGCACCAGTTAGGACTAGCGCACTTCCGTCATGGAGAGAGACATTGACATGACGGAGAACTTGCTGAGCATTTCTCATGCAAGAGACATTGTTAAGGAGGAGACGAGGGAATGGGGGTTTTCTAATACACATTTAAGTGAAAAATCAATGCCAATTTGCAGATTAAGGCTTTATTTCTAATCCTTTCCTTTGGTTCCCCTCAGAATAAGTCAAGAGTGTTGAGTCTgtgaaagagattgaatgtattgCGAGTCCTGAAACCATTGCATTAtttttctacaaaaaaaaaaaaagtgtgatTACATGTGATGCATGGAAAAGATTAAACAAATTAAatgtaaaataaatatatatcatGGAGATATACACATTAGTTTGTTTCTGGAAGTTTGGAATAGATATTCAAAATGAGTTCAAAcaatcatattttcttttctctgtGATGAATATATTGCTTTATCTTATTATGTGCCGTTAATCCTCAAAAGAGTTGAGAAAATCGTTATTCACACTATTTTCATCTTCTATATATAACTTTGCTAACTAATACATTAGGTGGAGGTAAATTTTCTACACAGTAGAACCATGAATATATAAACCTTGGCATCATTAGAAATAATGCATCTCAACCACATCATATAGATACACTGAGAAGAATTCAATCATGAAAATTCACCTGATCATCCGTTTCTCAAAGCACTATTGTAAGAGTAAACACATATGGTTAGGACACAGCTGTGCTACTCTAAGTTTCAAAAACCAAGTGTTGCAAAAGCTACAGGCAAAGAATTTATCTCATGAATATCTCAGCTAAAAATAGAAGTATAGTTATAAAACTATGTGTTATCTTCCACAATAAGTAGGTATATCTTTTTTGCATATGCCTTAGCTTCTTTcttatatgtaaaaaaaaaaatccaattgaCAGCAATTGCCAATTACAGATTAACACACAATCAATCAGATTAATATACAATAAAGCTCACCTAGAAGAGAAAGCAAACAGATTAATACACAATTAacccaaaaaaataattaaagctCACCACTGCAACCTGGCTCAGCTTCGACAATAGAAGAGAAGCATGAGGCGGAGTCAGAGAAGGCCATCAGCAGAGAGCCAGAGACAGAGGAGGCACAGTGCGCAGAAGCAGAGGCGGAGGCAGTGACTGGCGGCGAGGAGACGAGTCAGAGCTGCTGGTGGGAGGCCGGTGACGGTGAGTGAGATGCCGCTGCTGTGTGTGCCTGTACTTGTGTGAGACAGTGAGAGTGAGAAATGATTGAGGTCAGGATGGGGACTGGCGAGCCCTAGGGCAGGGAAATTACaaattaggttttttttttttttaacaattaaaatgcaaggttctgaaaactggaCCAATCATCAAACCGCTCTAATTATTGGTTCACTGGTTCTTTgattcaaccggaaaaaccgtttATAATAAACACCTGATTGAAtaaaaattcaatgaataaagcAACTGGTTCTAAACACTCTTCTACTGAATTTTTTTACTTCAAAAGGGGATCATAAACAACTAGTTCTATGAATAAACAAACTACAATAATATGCAATGCCAAAAATAGGCCAATGATGAAATAGTAAAGGGTTTCTCTCTTCAATTCTATGTTCAAGCTTGTAGCAGACCAGAATCACCAGGGTAATACCATTGAAATAGTCTTCCTTCTTAATTCTTATATACCTCAAAGAATTTCctacaaaatgaaaattgaaCACAACACACAgccttaaaacaaaaacaaaacaacactCAGAAATCAATCACCTCTTCCAAACGCAGccttaaaacaaaacaaaacaacatTCAGAGTATGAGCATTGATCACaaaattgatttctgaaacaACAAAAACAGCAGAACAAGGTTCAGAATTTGAGCATTGAtcacaaaaaattgatttctgaaacaaaacaaaaacggCAGTACAACATTCAGAGTTTGAGCATTGAtcacaaaaaattgatttctgaaagAAAATAAACACAGCAAAACCAGCAGAACAACATTCAGAGTTTGAGCACTGAtcacaaaaaattgatttctgaaacaaaacaaacactcaacaaaacaataaaaactgattttttttttctttcggaagaagaaaacaatgaaaacatgaagcatataataaatcaatGATCACCAATATCCAGCAATAATTTCAAAGAACAATAAATACAcaacaacaatttagcaaataaacGAGAACAAAACCTAaatagaaaatccaacaaattaaaTTGCAGCAACctaacaatttagcaaattaaaacaacagcagcccaacaatttagcaaattatcaacttaacaagttcaagaacagaaaatcacaacaacaaaaaaaattaaaaataacagaagaacaacaacacaagaacaattagcaaattaacaagttcACAAAAACAGTTCAAATTTACCAGAAGAAACTaatgcaagtggaatcatcatgctaatatgttttctgcaaagatgctatttgtggagctaaaatttcctaattactaagatccaattattctaatttcacatgcaatcaacttactaaatttctaaaagctagaaattataaaaccaaccagaaatatggttaaagcatttcatcaaacatgttgagtgcggtaaaattaaaacaaaataagagaattcaaagcttaatatcaatgtgatagagaagagaacataactATTGTATACTTTAATTCAGTCTATCAAAAAAATCTAAACCGCTACCAAATCAAAAAGTTACTTATTGGAATAGAAATTAGAagttgcagagtttgaagcagagtattggtgttgtgtgGGTGTATTGTCCGGTGGCGGGTTTAGGAAACTCACGGAGGCGACAAAAGAGAGCAGTTCGACGGCTAGGTGGAGCGCGCGGGTTggtcgcagagtttgaagcagagcaacgtggcttccagacgaaAGCGAATGCGAACTCGAACGGTGAACGGCGAGTGAACTCTAACGGTGAACGCCGAGCGAACGTGAACGAAACGGCGGCTGAgctgagcagacaaagacgacggacgccgagcTCGAAGAAGCAGCTGCGATCGGTGACAGCGAACAAgggttgaagacttggagcacGAGGGAAGCTAGGGCAGGGTTTTGGTTTTGGTACTAATTTGctcctttttgttttttttttgtttttgttaaaaaacaTGAAACGGCGTGGTTTAtcccaaggttctgaaaaccggaccggtcatcgaaccgttctagtcactggttcactggtttactggTCCAACCGGTCCAACCAGtagttcaaccgaaaaaaccgttttagaataaaataataaataaattataaataaacatcctaaaatataattatagtataatataaatcttaaaatatcttcgaaatttaaaacactacataaaatatcatcaacctaacctatatgatcttatcaaaatacaaactcaaaaattaaatagtaaaaaaacatatctaaatattaaatcccaacatcatgatttatcaatcatcaaaatccacAAGAACTTGTTACAAATTTGCTTCggtggattaggattaggattagcagCATCATTCGAAATTAATAAAAGTTTTATTAATCTCTATTTGATTAATACTATTATCCAGAACTGAAATTAGTAAAAgttttattaattaaaacaaaattaaagaccAACCACAGCacaatgaaaaatcaaaaaattatcaaCATGACCATATCTAAATTCTGCCACCAACATTTAGCAACAAACAAAGCCAGCAAAACCAGCAATAATTAGGAGCCAGCAACTACAAATCAAAGCAAAAACAGTAACTACAAAACAAAGAAGTATCCATAACCAGATACAAAATTAAAGACTAGCCATAGcacattgaaaaatcaaaaaattatcaaGATGAGCATATCTAAATTCTGCCACCAACATTCAGCAACaaacaaagaaataaaaacaGCAGGACATTCAGCAGCAAAAACACCATTACCAACAGCATTCAGCATTCAGCATTCAGCAACAAAAATTATCATTCAGCAACAAACAGGGCATTCAACAACAAAAATTAGCATTCAACAACAAAGtgtgatcttatcaaaatacaatctcaaaagttaaatagtaaaaagaaatatctaaatattaaaaaccAACATGaagatttatcaatcatcaaaatccatAAATTAGAACCTTGTGACTGACTATTATTCGAACTAGGTGGATTAGGATTAGCAGAATCATTTGAATTAGGAGGATTGACAGACGAATTATTACTCAAACAGGCATTATAAGCAACTGCTTCTTGATTAATACTTTCATCCATAACTAAATTCAATAAATCATAATCCAAATTAAAAACAGCAACAGAACGGCTAGAAATCCAATAATCATCCATAAGACCATAGAACAGAATCAGTAACAAATCCATTACTCAATTTCAGAAACAATCAGAAACAAATCCATTACTCAATTTAAGAATCAGTAACAAATCAGTAACAAAAGCACATATTAGAACAGAATCAGTAACATATCAGAAATCAATCACTAACTTCAGAGTTCAGATTCACAAATCCCTAATTTCAGAAATTGCATATTTGAGTAATTTGAAATTTCAGAGTTCAGACCACTAACCTTGActgagaaattataaaagctagaaattataaaaccaatcagaaatatggttaaagcatttcatcaaacatgttgagtgcggtaaaattaaaaatgaaataaGAGAATCCAAAGCTTAATTtcaatgtgatagagaagagaacaaaACTATTGTAACTTTAATTTAACCGTCGCCATTCCCGGATCCTAAGAGCCGCCGCCGTCCCTAGGTCTTCAGCGCCgccgcttcttcctcttccccGTGTCCGGAACCCAGTAGATCTGCACGTCGTCTTCATCTTCGCCGGCTTCTCGGCACGGAACCCAGGTTAGTGGCTTCTCGTCTTCATCTTCAGTTCTTCACTGAATGTTTAGTCTTGTTCTTGGCTTGAACTTTGAAGCTCTGATGTTGTTCTTCGATCTTCTTCTTCGGCCGCCTTCAATTTTTGTTCCgtttttcttcaattcttcttcttgGGTCTTGGTTTGAAGTTTGTTTCTGAATGTATTTGTTGATGGATCTGTAATTAACTAATTACCCAGGTTAGTGTTTTCTCTGTTTTCAAATTTATTGTTACTCTGTTTAGTGTTTTCTAATTGCTTGTTGGCTAGTGTTTTACacttttactggtttactggttgctgatggctcctaatttttttgttcacATTTGCTAATGGCTTTGATTTGTAGTTGCTGGTTTTGCTTTGATTTGTAGTTGCTGGCTTCTAATTATTGCTGGTTTTGCTGGCTTTGTTTGTTGCTGAATGTTGCTGGTTTTGCTGGCTTTGTTTGTTGCCGGTTGCCGTTCGTTGAAGGTTAGTGGCCTCCGCTTCTTCTTTTGAAGTTCTGAAATTGTTGTTCAATCATGGTGGTTCCATTTTTTTGTAATCTTCTGTAATTGGCTGTTGCTGATGGATTTGTCTTGTATTTGCTAGCTGGTGATggctgtaaattttttttttcaaatttacgGGTGGCTGGCTCTGATAGTCTGATTTAGTGTTTTACTGATTTGTAATTGCTGGATTTACTGGATTTAGGCTGAAATTTTTGTCAAAAACTTTAATAAGAGCATTAACTTGTTTTACTGTTATCACATTCAAAAACTTTAATAAGAGCATTAAGTTCATCAGTTTGTGCTTTTCATCTCACTACAAGAGCTAACTGTGAGGAAACAGTGGATTCTAAGCTGACCACTTTGCTGACTTATTTTATCAGCATCTTCTTCCAACTCTTTTGTTTCAAATTTATTGATTTAGTCTGAAATTTTTGTCCAAATTTACTAATGGCTCTGTTTTGCAATTACTAGTTGCTGATGGctcttaatttttttgttcaaatttactGATGGCTTTGTTTTGTAATTGCTGGTTTTGTTGGGTGAAGGTTTAATGTTTTGGAATGTTTTATAATGTGCTAATGTTTGCAATTGCTGGCTTTGTTTGTAACTGCTGGGTGAGGGTTTAGTGTTTTTGGTTAatgttttggtttgtttgttgcgGAATGCTGTAGGCCGAAGCAAATTTCCAACAAGTTCTTgcagattttgatgattgataaatcaTGATGCTgggatttaatatttagatatgttTTTTTACTATtctatttaacttttgagtttgtattttgataagatcatatggatttggttgatgatattttatagtgttttaaattttgaagatattttaaaatttatattacactataattatattttaggatgtttatttataatttatttattattctattttaaaacggttttttcggttgaaccaccgGTTAGACTGATTggaccaataaaccagtgaaccagtgactaaAGCGGTTTGATAaccggtccggttctcagaaCCTTGAAAAGATTTTAACACACATCAAGTTCACAAGAATAAGTAATATAAGAAGACTAATTATTTACTACTAGCTTTTGTGTTTAATTCTTGTGTTTCATCTTTGTGTAATAGAAAATTTATTCTCATAAATCACCTTGTGTTATATTTATATTGTCAGGATATCATCAAAATACAACTCTTTTATATTCTCATATATAAATCTCtacccttatttatttacttttatcatATTTTCACATATGTTATTAGCACGAAGGCTCTTAAGGTAACAAAATTGTAATTATGTCAAATCTATTTTATTTGGAATTTTGTACCCCTTtatatttctgaaaaaaaaatatttatcatggATTGTAGATGTTAAAATTCATCTTGACTCAAATGAGTCTCGGTAATGTCATTACGGCAAACAATAATATAACACTAAAGAATCGCGCTACGGCAATAATTTTTCTTTGTCGTTATCTTgatgaaggattgaaaaatgaatattttACCATAAAAAATCCAACAGAACTATGAAAGGGCCTAGAAAAAAGGTATTATCAATAAAAATCGATGATTCTTCTAAATGTCTGGTATGAATGGTTATATTTGCGATTACAAAATTTTAAATCCATTGCTGAATATAATTTTGTAATGTTCAAAATAAGCTTCTAATTAAAATTGTGCAGAAAATATGTTATTGATAGAGATATGTTGGAGAAAATGTTTTTGACATTTCATGCCCAAATATGCTCTTGTAGTAACAATATCAAGAGAAGGAGTTTACAAAATATTCTAAATTAATTACAAGCCTTTTGTGGCAGAACAGAAACGAATTGCTCatgaaaaaatcatgaagcttgTCTTTCTGGCTCTGCGCTATTCTCTGAAGTAAATGTGACACAATGTAATCTCGAAAATGATAAAGATTACTATTTCGGTAACAAATAtcacaaaaaaaagaagaataattcATCAATAATAAAAGTTTCTAATaaaagtgggataataaagaaaaaaaatgtgcaTAATAAGAATATAAAAAATAGATGTCGTCATTGTGGTGGTAAAAGTCATTGGTCACGTACTTGTTGTACATCAATACACTTAATTGAATTTATCAAACACCTTTAAAAGGGAATGAGAAAATGATAGAAACTAATTTTCTCTCAAAAGATGCTCCTACTACAACTCATTATgatgtgtttgattttttttaaaatgttaaaggaaatattggtcatctgatcaataataaaaatgtttaatAATTTATTTCTTTGTTGAATGTTTAATTTTGGATATATTAATGTatgtttttatttgtttatatttgaatgtatttacttttaaatttgtCTTTTTATGTAAGTTTCAAAGAATCAATAAATAAATTCGTATTNNNNNNNNNNNNNNNNNNNNNNNNNNNNNNNNNNNNNNNNNNNNNNNNNNNNNNNNNNNNNNNNNNNNNNNNNNNNNNNNNNNNNNNNNNNNNNNNNNNNNNNNNNNNNNNNNNNNNNNNNNNNNNNNNNNNNNNNNNNNNNNNNNNNNNNNNNNNNNNNNNNNNNNNNNNNNNNNNNNNNNNNNNNNNNNNNNNNNNNNNNNNNNNNNNNNNNNNNNNNNNNNNNNNNNNNNNNNNNNNNNNNNNNNNNNNNNNNNNNNNNNNNNNNNNNNNNNNNNNNNNNNNNNNNNNNNNNNNNNNNNNNNNNNNNNNNNNNNNNNNNNNNNNNNNNNNNNNNNNNNNNNNNNNNNNNNNNNNNNNNNNNNNNNNNNNNNNNNNNNNNNNNNNNNNNNNNNNNNNNNNNNNNNNNNNNNNNNNNNNNNNNNNNNNNNNNNNNNNNNNNNNNNNNNNNNNNNNNNNNNNNNNNNNNNNNNNNNNNNNNNNNNNNNNNNNNNNNNNNNNNNNNNNNNNNNNNNNNNNNNNNNNNNNNNNNNNNNNNNNNNNNNNNNNNNNNNNNNNNNNNNNNNNNNNNNNNNNNNNNNNNNNNNNNNNNNNNNNNNNNNNNNNNNNNNNNNNNNNNNNNNNNNNNNNNNNNNNNNNNNNNNNNNNNNNNNNNNNNNNNNNNNNNNNNNNNNNNNNNNNNNNNNNNNNNNNNNNNNNNNNNNNNNNNNNNNNNNNNNNNNNNNNNNNNNNNNNNNNNNNNNNNNNNNNNNNNNNNNNNNNNNNNNNNNNNNNNNNNNNNNNNNNNNNNNNNNNNNNNNNNNNNNNNNNNNNNNNNNNNNNNNNNNNNNNNNNNNNNNNNNNNNNNNNNNNNNNNNNNNNNNNNNNNNNNNNNNNNNNNNNNNNNNNNNNNNNNNNNNNNNNNNNNNNNNNNNNNNNNNNNNNNNNNNNNNNNNNNNNNNNNNNNNNNNNNNNNNNNNNNNNNNNNNNNNNNNNNNNNNNNNNNNNNNNNNNNNNNNNNNNNNN from Arachis ipaensis cultivar K30076 chromosome B09, Araip1.1, whole genome shotgun sequence includes these protein-coding regions:
- the LOC107619119 gene encoding uncharacterized protein LOC107619119 isoform X2, translated to MFFNKNKKKTKRSKLVPKPKPCPSFPRAPSLQPLFAVTDRSCFFELGVRRLCLLSSAAVSFTFARRSPLEFTRRSPFEFAFAFVWKPRCSASNSATNPRAPPSRRTALFCRLRNSLRYIRIKKEDYFNGLASPHPDLNHFSLSLSHTSTGTHSSGISLTVTGLPPAALTRLLAASHCLRLCFCALCLLCLWLSADGLL
- the LOC107619119 gene encoding ABC transporter I family member 1 isoform X1, coding for MCIRKPPFPRLLLNNVSCMRNAQQVLRHVNVSLHDGSALVLTGANGSGKTTFLRMLAGFSRPSAGEILWNGHNIQDSGIFHQYKLQLNWLSLKDAITDRSTVLENVEWFELLEGKYGRALPALELMGLGRLAKEKPRMLSMGQRKRVQLARLIALDRPIWLLDEPSVALDDEGVKLLEYIISEHRKNGGIVIVATHLPIEIHDSMLLRLPPRFPRRMTFFDMLDRSDIM